A window from Enterocloster bolteae encodes these proteins:
- a CDS encoding CarD family transcriptional regulator, with protein sequence MFKKGEYILYGTVGVCQVEGISKPDFSNNDKVYYSLVPKFDQDTTIYIPVDSPKVKMREIMTRQEAEQFILALPSVEGKQYANDKERPQAYRQILESGDCTQLASMIKEISEMEQNRRGKGKPLSIRERDGVKSARKLLFGELATALDICPEEIPDYITSQIGEA encoded by the coding sequence TTGTTTAAAAAAGGAGAATATATTCTCTATGGAACTGTAGGCGTATGCCAGGTGGAAGGCATATCGAAACCTGACTTCTCTAATAATGACAAGGTGTATTACAGCCTTGTACCGAAGTTTGACCAGGATACCACCATCTATATACCGGTGGACAGCCCAAAGGTAAAGATGAGGGAAATCATGACCAGGCAGGAAGCAGAGCAGTTCATACTGGCCCTGCCGTCTGTTGAGGGAAAGCAGTATGCAAACGACAAGGAAAGACCCCAGGCATACAGGCAGATCCTTGAGTCCGGCGATTGTACTCAACTGGCATCTATGATTAAGGAGATATCAGAGATGGAGCAGAACCGCAGGGGAAAGGGAAAGCCCTTGTCCATCCGTGAGCGGGACGGCGTAAAGAGCGCCCGGAAGCTGCTGTTTGGAGAACTGGCCACTGCCCTGGATATCTGCCCGGAGGAGATACCGGACTATATTACCAGCCAGATTGGTGAAGCGTGA
- a CDS encoding carbohydrate ABC transporter permease → MNRKKNASTVLVYGVLIFITLICLFPIVWMCLISIKSTSESITGFNSLMVSNPTMANFKRLFEMIPVGQNAFNSVFTTIMGTITSLFFCALAGFAFAKYRFPGRKFLFYFVIATMLVPPEVGSVPLFIIMKKVGLINSLWSLVIPRIATAVGIFYMNQYITDVPDELVEAARIDGCSDFGIFTKIILPVIKPAMASWGAITLIARWNDFFWPLLYLRKQAKYTLMVTISLLPVSEGLSTPWPVILAGTTLVIIPIIILYLILEKFQKAGMMEGAVKG, encoded by the coding sequence ATGAACAGAAAGAAAAATGCGTCCACGGTCCTGGTATACGGCGTACTGATATTCATCACCCTTATCTGCCTGTTTCCCATTGTGTGGATGTGCCTGATTTCCATAAAGAGCACCAGTGAGAGCATCACGGGATTTAATTCCCTGATGGTGTCAAATCCCACCATGGCTAACTTTAAGCGTCTGTTTGAAATGATTCCTGTTGGACAGAATGCCTTCAACAGCGTGTTCACCACCATCATGGGAACCATTACCTCCCTGTTTTTCTGCGCCCTGGCAGGCTTTGCCTTTGCAAAATACAGGTTTCCGGGCAGGAAATTCCTGTTTTACTTTGTCATTGCCACCATGCTGGTGCCGCCGGAGGTGGGAAGTGTGCCTTTGTTCATCATCATGAAGAAGGTGGGACTGATTAACAGCCTGTGGTCCCTGGTAATCCCCAGGATTGCCACGGCAGTGGGTATCTTTTACATGAACCAGTATATAACTGATGTGCCGGATGAACTGGTGGAGGCGGCCAGGATTGATGGATGTTCCGACTTCGGCATCTTCACCAAAATCATTCTTCCGGTTATCAAGCCGGCCATGGCGTCCTGGGGAGCCATCACCCTGATTGCCAGATGGAACGATTTCTTCTGGCCTCTGCTCTACTTAAGGAAGCAGGCAAAATACACGCTGATGGTGACGATATCACTGCTGCCGGTCAGCGAGGGATTATCCACCCCGTGGCCCGTTATACTGGCAGGCACCACCCTGGTTATCATACCTATCATCATCCTGTACCTGATTCTGGAGAAGTTCCAGAAGGCCGGTATGATGGAAGGCGCTGTTAAGGGATAA
- a CDS encoding FAD binding domain-containing protein translates to MVLPQFEYLAPKTIGEACNLFLELGSTARVMAGATDLIPPMKDKVISPEYIIDLKKIPGLDYLEYDDREGLKIGALTTLRTIETSPLVKEKNPAVAHAAKVVASTQIRTKGTMAGNICNASPSCDTAPNLLAQGAKILVQGPNKDRVIQIEDFFLGVKKTSLEPGEIVTGIVIPPLAENERAAYIKHAVRKAMDLAIIGVAVKIKVEDGVCTDARIALGAVAATPVRAPGAEEALIGKELTDEVIVKASEEAMNSCHPISDIRASAEYRKDMIRVFTKRAIKQAMECYN, encoded by the coding sequence ATGGTATTACCTCAATTCGAGTATCTTGCTCCTAAGACCATCGGGGAGGCGTGCAATCTGTTCCTTGAGCTTGGAAGCACAGCCAGGGTTATGGCAGGCGCAACGGATCTGATTCCGCCAATGAAAGACAAGGTTATATCACCAGAGTATATCATTGACCTTAAGAAAATTCCAGGTTTGGATTATCTGGAATACGATGACAGGGAAGGTTTAAAAATAGGGGCGCTGACAACACTGCGTACCATAGAGACATCTCCTCTGGTTAAAGAAAAGAATCCGGCAGTGGCTCATGCCGCCAAGGTAGTGGCATCCACACAAATCAGGACAAAGGGCACCATGGCAGGCAATATCTGCAATGCGTCCCCATCCTGCGATACAGCCCCCAACCTACTGGCTCAGGGCGCTAAGATATTGGTACAGGGTCCCAACAAGGACCGGGTCATTCAAATCGAAGACTTTTTCCTGGGTGTCAAAAAGACTTCCCTGGAGCCGGGAGAAATCGTGACAGGCATTGTGATTCCGCCGCTGGCTGAGAATGAGAGGGCTGCATACATAAAACACGCGGTCAGAAAGGCGATGGACCTGGCCATCATCGGCGTCGCAGTCAAGATTAAGGTGGAAGACGGCGTCTGCACAGACGCCAGGATTGCCCTGGGCGCGGTTGCGGCCACGCCGGTACGGGCACCCGGGGCGGAGGAAGCCCTGATTGGCAAAGAACTTACCGATGAAGTGATTGTGAAGGCATCGGAGGAAGCAATGAATTCCTGTCATCCAATCTCTGATATCCGCGCATCGGCCGAATACAGGAAGGATATGATCCGCGTGTTTACAAAACGTGCCATTAAGCAGGCCATGGAATGCTATAACTAG
- the dapA gene encoding 4-hydroxy-tetrahydrodipicolinate synthase: MSHSIFEGSAAAVVTPMNGYGNLDFDAFGRLLEWMIREGTDAVVVNGTTGESATLDDKEKMAVIRYAVRQVDGRIPVIAGTGSNCTEHAVELSRKAQELGADALLQVTPYYNKASQEGLVRHFTQVADHVSIPILLYNVPSRTGVTIQPETYRILSEHPNIRGTKEASGNLSLIARTAALCGQGFDIYSGNDDQTVPIMSLGGKGVVSVLANIMPKETHKMCRLYLDGDVKESRRMQLQLLEIMEALFWDVNPIPVKTALGLMGVCGDDLRLPLTPMEPEQRERLAEVMKRQGISLKKELHNQTNLL, translated from the coding sequence ATGAGTCACAGTATTTTTGAGGGCAGCGCTGCGGCAGTGGTGACGCCCATGAACGGATATGGAAATCTTGATTTTGATGCCTTTGGAAGGCTTCTGGAATGGATGATAAGGGAAGGCACGGACGCTGTGGTGGTGAACGGCACCACAGGGGAGTCGGCCACCCTGGACGACAAGGAAAAAATGGCTGTTATCCGCTACGCCGTAAGACAGGTGGACGGCAGGATACCGGTGATTGCGGGTACGGGGAGCAACTGTACGGAGCATGCGGTGGAGCTGTCCAGAAAGGCCCAGGAACTGGGGGCGGATGCCCTGCTGCAGGTGACTCCCTATTACAACAAGGCATCCCAGGAGGGGCTGGTGCGCCATTTTACCCAGGTGGCGGACCATGTGAGCATACCCATCCTTTTATACAATGTGCCCAGCCGTACCGGGGTAACCATACAGCCGGAAACCTACAGGATTTTGTCGGAGCATCCCAATATACGGGGGACAAAGGAGGCCAGCGGCAACCTGTCCCTGATTGCCAGGACAGCAGCCCTGTGCGGGCAGGGATTTGACATCTATTCAGGCAATGATGACCAGACCGTACCCATCATGTCTCTGGGCGGCAAGGGTGTGGTGTCGGTGCTGGCCAATATCATGCCGAAAGAGACACATAAGATGTGCCGTCTGTACCTGGATGGGGATGTGAAGGAGAGCAGACGGATGCAGCTTCAGCTTCTGGAAATCATGGAAGCCCTGTTCTGGGATGTAAACCCCATACCAGTGAAGACGGCCCTTGGCCTGATGGGGGTCTGCGGGGATGACCTGCGCCTTCCGCTGACACCCATGGAGCCGGAGCAGAGGGAGAGACTGGCAGAGGTTATGAAACGGCAGGGAATCAGCCTGAAAAAAGAATTGCATAATCAGACAAATCTGCTATAA
- a CDS encoding dipicolinate synthase subunit B has product MELKGKHVGLAVTGSFCTFAKIEQEIRHLKETGAILHPVFSGSVQSTDSRFGDTGQFMDRITSITEMKPILKIEEAEPIGPKGYLDVLLIAPCTGNTLAKLANGITDTPVLMAAKAHLRNGRPLVISVSTNDALGINLKNIGLLFNMKNIYFVPFGQDDPVKKPTSMIAHTGLIEDTLKEALEGRQIQPVIQGL; this is encoded by the coding sequence ATGGAATTAAAAGGAAAACATGTAGGCCTGGCCGTCACCGGGTCTTTTTGCACCTTTGCAAAAATAGAACAGGAAATCAGGCATCTGAAGGAGACAGGGGCCATCCTACACCCCGTCTTCTCTGGAAGCGTCCAGTCCACGGACTCCCGTTTCGGGGATACCGGCCAGTTTATGGACCGGATCACATCCATCACGGAAATGAAGCCAATACTGAAAATCGAGGAGGCCGAACCCATTGGTCCAAAGGGGTACCTGGATGTCCTCCTCATCGCTCCCTGCACCGGCAACACCCTGGCCAAACTGGCCAACGGAATCACGGACACTCCGGTCCTTATGGCTGCAAAAGCACATCTGCGAAACGGCAGGCCGCTGGTGATATCCGTATCCACCAACGATGCCCTTGGCATCAACCTTAAGAACATCGGCCTGCTGTTCAACATGAAGAACATTTACTTTGTTCCCTTTGGCCAGGATGATCCGGTGAAAAAGCCCACCTCCATGATTGCCCATACCGGACTCATAGAGGATACCCTTAAGGAGGCCCTGGAGGGCAGGCAGATACAGCCGGTTATACAGGGGCTGTAG
- a CDS encoding DUF2325 domain-containing protein → MSVVIIGGHDRMVSQYKKICRNYKCKAKVFTQMSASLDKQIGSPDLLVLFTNTVSHKMIRCALDEVGNGTEIVRCHTSSGTALTEILEEKCAVCAL, encoded by the coding sequence ATGAGCGTTGTCATTATCGGAGGCCATGACCGCATGGTAAGCCAATATAAGAAGATTTGCAGGAATTACAAATGTAAGGCAAAGGTATTTACCCAGATGAGCGCCAGCCTGGATAAACAGATTGGCAGTCCTGACCTGCTGGTCCTGTTTACCAACACTGTGTCCCACAAAATGATACGCTGCGCCCTGGACGAGGTGGGAAACGGCACGGAGATCGTCCGCTGCCATACCAGCAGCGGCACAGCCCTCACTGAAATCCTGGAAGAAAAATGCGCGGTCTGTGCCCTATAG
- a CDS encoding DEAD/DEAH box helicase, with amino-acid sequence MENNQKTEPDRCFGGYGLSGEITETLALLGYEHPTRVQEEVLPHVLAGRNVVVRSQTGTGKTAAFAIPVCEQIVWEENLPQALVLEPSRELAVQVSQEIFRIGRKKRLKVPAVFGGFPIDKQIQTLRQKTHIVVGTPGRVMDHVRRGSLKLTGVRYLVIDEADLMLDMGFMDEVRQIVGLLPEKRQTLLFSATLDEDVKNLAEETVKDAVSVFLEQEGETPLPIRQSVYGVAQDQKYTAFKRVLMKENPERAMIFCGTREMVQVLFQKLRRDRIFCGMIHGDMEQKERLKNVDAFRRGGFRYLIATDVAARGIDFEDVGLVVNYDFPMGRETYVHRIGRTGRNGKAGRAASLVTEDEIRTLHKAEAYVGVPLPVLPCPETEEEEEKAFWALQRKKPDPGPHKGEKLDRSITRLSIGGGRKSKMRSGDIVGAVCSIEGVDAEDIGIIDIRESLTFVEILNRKGSQVLAGLQDRTIKGKIRKVRITSQNNGV; translated from the coding sequence ATGGAAAATAATCAAAAAACGGAACCGGACCGCTGTTTTGGCGGCTACGGTTTATCCGGTGAAATCACGGAGACGCTGGCGCTGTTAGGGTATGAACATCCCACCAGAGTGCAGGAGGAGGTGCTGCCTCATGTGCTGGCAGGCAGGAATGTGGTGGTGCGGTCCCAGACAGGAACCGGCAAGACGGCTGCCTTTGCCATTCCTGTCTGCGAACAGATAGTCTGGGAGGAAAACCTGCCCCAGGCTCTGGTGCTGGAGCCAAGCAGGGAGTTGGCCGTGCAGGTCAGCCAGGAGATATTCAGGATTGGCAGGAAAAAACGGCTGAAGGTACCGGCTGTGTTCGGCGGCTTTCCCATTGACAAGCAGATACAGACACTGCGCCAGAAAACCCATATTGTGGTGGGGACACCGGGGCGTGTCATGGACCATGTGCGCAGGGGGAGCCTGAAGCTGACAGGGGTGAGATACCTGGTGATTGACGAGGCGGATCTGATGCTTGATATGGGGTTCATGGACGAGGTCAGGCAGATTGTGGGGCTCCTTCCTGAGAAACGGCAGACCCTTCTTTTTTCAGCCACCCTGGATGAGGATGTGAAGAACCTGGCAGAGGAAACGGTAAAGGATGCGGTTTCCGTTTTCCTGGAACAGGAGGGGGAGACGCCCCTTCCCATCCGGCAGTCAGTGTACGGCGTCGCACAGGACCAGAAGTATACGGCATTCAAGCGCGTTCTCATGAAGGAAAACCCGGAGCGCGCCATGATATTCTGCGGTACCAGGGAAATGGTCCAGGTGTTATTCCAGAAGCTGAGAAGAGACAGGATATTCTGCGGCATGATCCACGGTGATATGGAGCAGAAGGAACGGCTTAAAAATGTGGACGCATTCAGGCGGGGAGGGTTCCGGTACCTGATTGCCACGGATGTGGCCGCAAGGGGAATTGATTTTGAGGACGTGGGCCTGGTGGTGAACTACGATTTTCCCATGGGAAGGGAGACTTATGTGCACCGGATTGGACGGACCGGGAGAAATGGAAAGGCAGGCAGAGCGGCCAGCCTGGTGACTGAGGATGAGATAAGGACGCTTCACAAGGCGGAGGCGTATGTGGGAGTGCCGCTTCCGGTTCTTCCCTGTCCGGAGACAGAGGAAGAGGAGGAAAAGGCTTTCTGGGCCCTCCAGAGAAAGAAGCCGGATCCCGGCCCACATAAGGGGGAGAAGCTGGACCGGTCCATTACCAGACTGTCCATCGGGGGCGGCCGTAAATCCAAGATGAGGTCCGGCGATATCGTGGGCGCTGTGTGCAGCATAGAGGGCGTGGATGCGGAGGACATAGGAATCATAGATATCAGGGAAAGCCTCACCTTTGTGGAGATATTGAACCGCAAAGGCTCTCAGGTTCTGGCAGGCCTTCAGGACAGGACCATCAAGGGGAAAATCAGGAAGGTGAGAATTACTTCGCAGAATAATGGAGTATAG
- a CDS encoding winged helix-turn-helix domain-containing protein, translating into MDQNQLHYGISLKLYFEKKAFGPGMSVLLRGVESTGSLQGAAQAMNMAYSKAWKMLKESEKAWGFMLTERETGGRDGGGSTLTPQAVRLLEAYDAFMAETRQELDRLFEQHFSQEWVEELKQSAEQADE; encoded by the coding sequence TTGGACCAGAATCAGCTTCACTATGGGATATCACTGAAATTATATTTTGAAAAAAAGGCATTCGGACCCGGCATGTCGGTACTGCTGAGGGGAGTGGAATCCACCGGTTCCCTCCAGGGGGCGGCCCAGGCCATGAACATGGCTTACAGCAAAGCTTGGAAGATGTTAAAGGAGTCAGAAAAGGCATGGGGGTTCATGCTGACGGAGCGGGAGACAGGAGGAAGGGACGGAGGCGGCTCCACCCTTACGCCTCAGGCAGTCCGGCTTCTGGAGGCATACGACGCCTTCATGGCAGAGACAAGGCAGGAACTGGACCGGTTATTTGAACAGCACTTTTCACAGGAATGGGTGGAAGAGCTGAAGCAGTCAGCTGAACAGGCAGACGAATAA
- a CDS encoding dipicolinate synthase subunit DpsA, whose amino-acid sequence MHQFLILGGDSRQVCLNWLLSQSGSSTCFYYDRPSSPFSLREAMEDSHIILCPVPFTKDGKTIFSENSLPGLEIQTFTACLKNTHILFGGNIPSAVRERCDLLSIPCHDFMKMEDVAWKNAVATAEGAVAEAISLSPVNLYRSRCLVTGYGRCAAILADRLKGMGARVTVAGRNASRLVPAHCLGYDTCLLKELGAVIGESDFIFNTIPSLVLDAALANQVQENAAVIDIASAPGGVDFQALERRNIRARLCPGLPGRCSPLSSALILYEAVMEYIRDSQTQ is encoded by the coding sequence ATGCATCAATTCCTCATACTGGGCGGAGACTCCAGGCAGGTTTGCCTGAACTGGCTTCTCAGTCAGTCCGGTTCCAGTACCTGCTTTTACTATGACAGACCCTCTTCCCCCTTCTCTCTCAGGGAAGCCATGGAAGATTCCCATATCATCCTCTGCCCCGTTCCCTTTACCAAGGACGGTAAAACCATTTTCTCAGAAAACAGCCTGCCCGGCCTGGAAATACAGACCTTCACGGCCTGCCTGAAAAACACCCATATACTCTTTGGAGGGAATATCCCTTCCGCTGTCAGGGAGCGCTGTGACCTTCTTTCCATTCCCTGCCATGATTTCATGAAGATGGAGGACGTGGCATGGAAAAATGCGGTTGCCACCGCAGAAGGTGCGGTTGCAGAGGCCATATCCTTAAGTCCGGTAAATCTTTACAGAAGCCGCTGCCTGGTAACCGGGTACGGCAGATGCGCCGCCATTCTGGCCGACCGGCTAAAGGGCATGGGAGCCCGCGTAACCGTGGCGGGCCGCAATGCCTCCCGGCTGGTCCCGGCCCATTGTCTGGGATACGATACCTGCCTGTTAAAGGAACTGGGCGCCGTCATAGGAGAATCTGACTTTATTTTCAACACCATACCGTCCCTGGTACTGGACGCTGCCCTGGCAAACCAGGTTCAGGAAAATGCGGCTGTCATCGACATTGCCTCCGCGCCGGGAGGGGTGGATTTCCAAGCCCTTGAACGCCGGAATATACGGGCCAGATTATGTCCCGGACTTCCCGGCCGCTGCTCACCCCTCTCCTCTGCCCTGATTCTTTATGAGGCCGTCATGGAGTATATCCGGGATTCACAGACTCAGTAA
- the yqeB gene encoding selenium-dependent molybdenum cofactor biosynthesis protein YqeB has translation MTERAKQLVIVRGGGDIATGTIHRLYRCGYPVLVLESGYPSAIRRCVAFSEAVYDGTSEVEGITCIKASGYEEACAIMEQGAVPVMIDENCAVLEKVRPWALVDAILAKKNLGTTRDMADKTIGLGPGFTAGQDVDLVIETMRGHNLGRIIGNGSAAPNTGIPGVIGGYGAERVIHAPAKGIFFGKALIGDMVEQGQAIGVIVTGQGEVTVEASLTGLLRGIIKDGYPVVKGFKIADIDPRKSEYENCFTISDKARCIAGSVVEGLQMLEVKQGY, from the coding sequence ATGACGGAACGTGCAAAACAACTGGTAATTGTAAGAGGCGGCGGTGATATTGCCACCGGTACCATCCACAGGCTTTACCGCTGCGGATACCCGGTGCTGGTGCTGGAGTCGGGATACCCCTCGGCAATCCGCAGATGCGTGGCCTTTTCCGAAGCAGTATATGACGGTACGTCTGAGGTGGAGGGAATTACCTGTATCAAGGCTTCCGGCTATGAGGAAGCCTGCGCCATCATGGAGCAGGGAGCAGTGCCCGTCATGATTGACGAGAACTGCGCAGTGCTTGAAAAAGTGCGTCCCTGGGCTCTGGTGGATGCCATACTGGCCAAGAAGAACCTGGGGACCACAAGGGACATGGCGGATAAGACCATCGGCCTCGGGCCGGGCTTCACAGCCGGTCAGGATGTGGACCTTGTGATAGAGACCATGAGAGGCCACAATCTGGGACGCATCATTGGAAACGGAAGCGCTGCCCCCAATACCGGAATTCCCGGAGTCATCGGCGGCTATGGGGCAGAGCGGGTCATCCATGCCCCGGCCAAGGGGATTTTCTTTGGCAAGGCCCTGATTGGGGACATGGTGGAGCAGGGCCAGGCCATTGGAGTCATTGTGACCGGACAGGGCGAGGTCACGGTGGAAGCTTCCCTGACAGGGCTTTTGAGGGGTATCATAAAAGACGGGTATCCGGTAGTGAAGGGATTTAAGATCGCTGACATTGATCCCAGAAAAAGTGAATATGAAAACTGCTTCACCATATCGGACAAGGCCAGATGCATCGCAGGCTCCGTGGTGGAGGGCTTACAGATGCTGGAGGTGAAGCAGGGGTATTGA
- a CDS encoding YoaK family protein, translating into MEKSMGTRGQMSEAVSTGIFLTLSGGFQDAYTYYCRGNVFANAQTGNIVLMGSHLAAREWNLAVRYLAPVLAFAGGVYMAEHVKRLHRQDRRFHWRQLIVAIEIILLFVVGFLPQDMNMAANIIVSFVCALQVNAFRKIKGSPYATTMCIGNLRSATENLYWYRHTGKKDHRDKCIRYYGVIGIFAVGAVMGSVLTAYLRERTIWVSCGLLLVSFLIMFVKEDIEGGRR; encoded by the coding sequence ATGGAAAAGAGTATGGGTACCCGTGGACAGATGTCGGAGGCTGTGTCAACGGGTATTTTTTTGACTTTATCCGGAGGGTTCCAGGATGCTTATACGTATTACTGCAGGGGAAATGTGTTTGCCAATGCACAGACAGGCAATATCGTTCTCATGGGAAGCCATTTGGCTGCCAGGGAGTGGAACCTGGCTGTGCGGTATCTGGCTCCTGTTCTGGCCTTTGCCGGCGGCGTGTATATGGCGGAGCATGTAAAACGGCTTCACCGGCAGGACAGAAGGTTCCATTGGAGGCAGCTGATTGTGGCTATTGAGATCATATTGCTTTTTGTGGTGGGATTCCTGCCCCAGGATATGAATATGGCAGCCAATATCATTGTCTCATTTGTATGCGCCCTTCAGGTCAATGCCTTCAGGAAAATCAAGGGAAGCCCCTATGCCACCACCATGTGTATCGGAAATCTGCGCAGCGCCACGGAAAACCTGTACTGGTACCGCCATACGGGCAAAAAGGACCATCGGGATAAATGTATCCGCTACTATGGAGTCATCGGCATATTTGCAGTGGGTGCCGTCATGGGCAGTGTACTTACAGCCTATCTCAGGGAGCGCACCATATGGGTCAGCTGCGGGCTTCTGCTGGTCAGCTTCCTGATCATGTTTGTGAAAGAAGATATAGAAGGCGGGCGCAGGTAG
- a CDS encoding reverse transcriptase domain-containing protein, with amino-acid sequence MARTDLWKYCSAEQCREMMISFRLIGAGDWPPEKIMGCLYALSNHAEKHYQRVNIPKRSGGFRTLLVPDPLLKNVQRNLLHHVLDGFTVSDSAAAYRKGASVAANAGKHQGRKIVMKMDIEDFFGSITFPMVLHHAFPTAYFPPAVGVMLASLCCCHDRLPQGAPTSPAISNLVMKPFDEYMEAWCGEREIVYSRYCDDMTFSGVFDGSEVKGKVYGFLRSMGFEPNLRKTRILTRGTRQVVTGLVVNERVRVPAPYRRRLRQEIYYCMKYGAKEHLTRTGRQAYLNDGDGGTRRYLESLLGKTAYVLLASGDGDAWFREAQVKLREMLGQDMCL; translated from the coding sequence ATGGCCCGGACGGATTTGTGGAAATATTGCAGCGCTGAGCAGTGCAGGGAGATGATGATTTCCTTCCGGCTGATAGGGGCCGGGGACTGGCCTCCTGAAAAAATAATGGGCTGTCTCTATGCCCTCAGTAATCACGCGGAAAAACATTACCAAAGGGTGAACATTCCCAAGAGAAGCGGCGGCTTCAGGACCCTGCTGGTGCCGGATCCCCTTCTGAAAAATGTGCAGAGGAATCTGCTTCATCATGTGCTGGACGGATTTACAGTGTCCGACAGCGCGGCGGCTTACAGGAAGGGGGCTTCGGTGGCTGCCAACGCAGGGAAGCATCAGGGCAGGAAGATTGTCATGAAGATGGATATTGAGGATTTTTTTGGGAGCATCACCTTTCCCATGGTGCTGCATCACGCATTTCCGACAGCCTATTTTCCACCGGCAGTGGGTGTCATGCTGGCCTCCCTTTGCTGCTGCCATGACCGTCTGCCCCAGGGAGCGCCTACGTCTCCGGCCATTTCCAATCTGGTGATGAAGCCCTTCGATGAGTATATGGAAGCCTGGTGCGGGGAACGGGAAATTGTATACAGCAGGTATTGCGATGACATGACATTTTCAGGTGTTTTTGATGGTTCTGAGGTGAAGGGAAAGGTATACGGTTTTCTCAGGTCCATGGGATTTGAGCCTAATCTGAGGAAAACCCGGATTCTGACCAGGGGAACCAGGCAGGTGGTGACCGGCCTGGTGGTGAATGAACGGGTCCGGGTTCCCGCCCCCTACAGAAGACGTCTGCGGCAGGAGATTTATTACTGCATGAAATATGGGGCAAAGGAGCATCTGACGCGTACCGGAAGGCAGGCATACCTGAATGATGGGGATGGGGGAACCAGACGGTATCTGGAGTCTCTGCTGGGCAAGACGGCCTATGTGCTGCTGGCCTCAGGGGATGGGGATGCCTGGTTTCGGGAGGCCCAGGTGAAACTTAGGGAGATGCTGGGGCAGGATATGTGTCTTTAA
- a CDS encoding GNAT family N-acetyltransferase, whose product MELIKITHGNLEQEHICCAISNNKDIQVMTKKAWLKERLDEGLIFLKCNVRGKCFIEYIPAEYAWAPIEADGYMYINCLWVSGQFKGLGYSTLLLDECIRDSKEKGKKGLVILSSKKKMGYLSDPEYLKYKGFETADAAGPYFELMYLAFDRNADKPCFRHTAKNREDMPKGLVLYYTSQCPFTAKYVPLLEKTAKERNVELQTVHIQTREDAQNAPAPFTTFSLFRDGELLTHEILSEKKFDKLIS is encoded by the coding sequence ATGGAGCTTATCAAAATAACACACGGCAACCTTGAACAGGAACATATCTGTTGTGCCATATCAAACAACAAAGACATTCAGGTCATGACAAAAAAAGCCTGGCTCAAAGAAAGACTTGACGAGGGACTTATATTCTTAAAATGCAATGTGAGGGGAAAGTGCTTTATTGAGTATATTCCCGCTGAATACGCCTGGGCGCCGATAGAAGCGGACGGGTATATGTATATCAACTGCCTGTGGGTATCCGGACAGTTTAAGGGACTTGGCTACTCAACGCTTTTGCTGGACGAATGTATCCGGGACAGTAAGGAAAAAGGTAAAAAAGGACTTGTTATCTTATCCTCAAAGAAAAAAATGGGATATCTTTCCGACCCTGAATATCTGAAATATAAAGGGTTTGAAACCGCAGACGCGGCAGGCCCCTATTTTGAACTGATGTATCTGGCCTTTGACAGAAATGCTGACAAACCATGTTTCAGACATACGGCTAAAAACCGTGAGGACATGCCAAAGGGCCTGGTCCTGTACTACACCAGCCAATGTCCCTTTACGGCAAAATATGTGCCGCTTCTGGAAAAAACAGCCAAAGAAAGAAATGTGGAGCTTCAAACCGTGCATATACAGACAAGAGAGGACGCCCAAAACGCCCCGGCTCCCTTTACAACATTCTCACTGTTTCGCGATGGAGAACTCTTAACCCATGAGATACTGTCGGAAAAGAAATTTGATAAACTAATATCTTAG